Proteins co-encoded in one Flavobacterium fluviale genomic window:
- a CDS encoding PorP/SprF family type IX secretion system membrane protein produces the protein MKKILLLINFLFYLSASAQQDPEYTHYMYNMSVVNPAYATGVPAMMNFGGLYRTQWVGAVGAPKTFTFFGHTAITDKIEAGISFISDDIGDGAKKENNVYADFAYVLKLGGQNKLSLGLKAGFSSMQSNFNGFRFTDPQTDFAFSENINATKPNIGVGAYYFRDNLYVGLSVPNLLKSKYIEEKSGVNAFGSEEIHTFLTAGYVFQLNDMLKLKPAFMSKFVKGGPITLDVTANVLYNEKFEFGAAYRIDDSVSAMFNINVTPTLRVGYAYDYTVTNFGQFNSGTHEIMLLFDLDLLGKGFDKSPRFF, from the coding sequence ATGAAAAAAATACTACTCTTAATAAATTTCCTTTTCTATTTATCAGCTTCTGCACAGCAGGATCCAGAATACACACATTATATGTATAATATGAGTGTCGTAAATCCCGCGTACGCAACAGGAGTTCCTGCAATGATGAATTTCGGAGGATTGTACAGAACACAATGGGTCGGTGCAGTTGGAGCCCCAAAAACATTTACATTTTTTGGACACACTGCTATAACAGATAAAATAGAAGCAGGAATCTCGTTCATCTCAGATGATATTGGAGACGGTGCCAAAAAAGAAAATAATGTCTATGCCGATTTTGCGTATGTCTTAAAATTAGGCGGACAAAACAAACTTTCATTAGGTTTAAAAGCTGGATTTTCATCTATGCAAAGCAATTTTAACGGTTTTCGTTTCACAGATCCGCAGACTGATTTTGCTTTTTCAGAGAATATAAATGCAACTAAACCAAATATTGGAGTTGGAGCTTATTATTTTAGAGACAATCTGTATGTTGGATTATCTGTTCCTAATTTGCTCAAATCTAAATATATCGAAGAAAAATCAGGAGTAAATGCTTTTGGTTCAGAAGAAATACATACTTTTTTAACGGCAGGTTATGTTTTTCAGCTTAATGATATGTTGAAATTAAAGCCCGCATTTATGTCCAAATTTGTCAAAGGAGGTCCAATAACTTTAGATGTTACCGCAAATGTTTTGTACAACGAAAAGTTTGAATTTGGAGCTGCTTATAGAATAGATGATTCGGTAAGTGCAATGTTTAATATCAATGTTACACCTACACTTAGAGTTGGTTATGCTTACGATTATACAGTTACAAACTTTGGCCAGTTTAACTCTGGAACGCATGAAATTATGCTGTTATTCGATTTAGATTTACTAGGAAAAGGATTTGATAAATCACCAAGATTCTTTTAA
- a CDS encoding OmpA family protein has translation MKKLLVIIFVFSIQFIKAQDLELARAKRFFDKTYYSEAIVLYQKLADDKPSQEVIKNLADSYFYTNDLVKAQRYYRLLINNYSNNLDRAYYFKYAQTLKATNSTDDASTALKEYYSKSANAEDVINFEKDLKTLENVTAIGKRFEIKNLPINTPNSEFGAVKYKDNLVFAGVKLKPGWFDKKYKWDNETYLNLVTIPLANINASDSIVNYFAKELKTGMHESNAIFTKDGKTMYFTRNNSKNGKKKKDDKKVSNLQIFKAELVNGKWTNITSLPFNSANYSFEHPALSADEKILYFASDMPGSFGSFDIYAVNINKGAFDTPKNLGPLVNTDKREQFPFASADNKLYFSSDGHLGYGSLDVFVSEINGNEYSKPVNIGLPLNSNLDDFAFNIDSNTKEGFFASNREGGKGSDDIYQFKEIKDLIVEDCKQFITGIITDVDTKLALENATVILQDAENKTLNTITTAADGKFSFTAACEASYKVSAFKEKYTNESKSLTLGKTRDAVNDASLALRSLEAIKQEEKLIAENKRKQEIIIEEENKKKAELAAIELKQKEKKAKEAAIVAAEVKKQEKVKEILAQEKDVVRDKDRLIIKTDPIYFDYNMWYIRKESKVVLGRVVDLMKKYPGMVIEIGSHTDSRGNAKFNEDLSQKRANSTREFIIQSGIDAKRVSAKGYGESVPIIKCKTDESCSEEDHELNRRSEFVIKNL, from the coding sequence ATGAAAAAACTACTCGTTATTATATTCGTATTTTCTATACAGTTTATAAAGGCACAAGATCTGGAATTGGCAAGAGCAAAACGATTTTTTGACAAAACGTATTACAGCGAAGCCATTGTTTTATACCAAAAATTAGCAGACGATAAACCTTCGCAAGAAGTAATAAAAAATCTAGCCGATTCTTATTTTTATACCAACGACTTGGTTAAAGCGCAGCGTTATTACCGCCTTTTAATCAATAATTACAGTAATAATTTAGATAGAGCTTATTATTTTAAATACGCGCAGACTTTAAAAGCTACCAATAGTACGGATGATGCCAGTACAGCTTTAAAAGAATATTATTCTAAATCTGCTAATGCAGAAGACGTTATTAATTTCGAAAAAGACCTTAAAACATTAGAAAATGTTACCGCAATAGGAAAACGTTTCGAGATTAAAAACCTGCCCATAAATACTCCAAATTCTGAATTCGGAGCCGTAAAATACAAGGATAATCTGGTTTTTGCAGGAGTTAAATTAAAGCCGGGCTGGTTTGATAAAAAATACAAATGGGACAATGAAACCTATTTGAATTTAGTTACCATTCCATTAGCTAATATAAATGCCTCGGATTCTATAGTGAATTATTTTGCTAAAGAATTAAAAACAGGAATGCACGAATCGAATGCCATTTTTACCAAAGATGGTAAAACAATGTATTTTACCAGAAACAATTCTAAAAACGGAAAGAAAAAGAAAGACGACAAAAAAGTATCCAATCTTCAGATTTTTAAAGCGGAATTAGTGAACGGGAAATGGACCAATATTACATCGCTTCCTTTCAATAGTGCGAACTATTCTTTTGAACATCCCGCTTTAAGTGCAGATGAAAAAATATTGTATTTTGCTTCAGATATGCCGGGTTCTTTTGGTTCGTTTGATATTTATGCTGTAAATATAAATAAAGGAGCATTTGATACGCCAAAGAATTTAGGTCCGTTAGTAAATACAGATAAAAGAGAACAATTTCCTTTCGCATCTGCAGACAATAAACTTTATTTTTCTTCGGATGGACATTTAGGATATGGATCTTTAGACGTTTTTGTATCTGAAATTAACGGAAATGAATATTCAAAACCAGTTAATATCGGATTACCATTAAATTCAAATCTAGATGATTTTGCCTTTAATATCGATTCCAATACTAAAGAAGGTTTTTTTGCATCGAATAGAGAAGGAGGAAAGGGCAGCGACGATATTTATCAATTCAAAGAAATTAAAGATTTAATTGTAGAAGATTGTAAACAATTTATCACAGGTATAATTACAGATGTCGATACAAAATTGGCTTTAGAAAATGCCACGGTAATTTTACAAGATGCGGAGAATAAAACTTTAAACACAATAACAACTGCAGCAGACGGGAAATTCAGTTTTACTGCAGCCTGCGAAGCTTCTTATAAAGTTTCGGCCTTCAAGGAAAAGTATACCAATGAATCTAAATCTTTGACTTTAGGAAAAACTAGAGATGCCGTAAACGACGCATCTTTAGCATTAAGATCTTTAGAAGCGATTAAGCAGGAAGAAAAACTAATTGCAGAAAATAAGAGAAAGCAGGAAATAATTATAGAAGAAGAAAACAAGAAAAAAGCGGAACTTGCTGCAATAGAATTAAAACAAAAAGAGAAAAAAGCGAAAGAAGCTGCGATAGTTGCTGCTGAAGTTAAAAAGCAGGAAAAAGTGAAAGAAATTCTAGCGCAGGAAAAAGATGTTGTAAGAGATAAAGACCGATTAATTATTAAAACCGATCCGATTTATTTTGATTACAACATGTGGTACATCCGTAAAGAATCGAAAGTTGTTTTAGGAAGAGTTGTTGATTTGATGAAAAAATATCCAGGAATGGTAATCGAAATTGGATCACATACCGATTCTCGAGGCAATGCTAAATTCAATGAAGATTTATCTCAAAAAAGAGCCAATTCTACACGAGAGTTTATAATTCAATCTGGAATTGATGCCAAGAGAGTTTCTGCAAAAGGGTACGGAGAATCTGTGCCAATTATCAAATGTAAAACCGACGAATCTTGTTCTGAAGAAGACCACGAGTTAAACCGAAGATCTGAGTTTGTAATTAAGAATTTATAA
- a CDS encoding DUF1573 domain-containing protein, protein MKNAASFIAVLLFSAISYAQNGPKIEFAAPDNTIDYGKISKSDNGLRSFEFTNTGDAPLLITGAESTVSSIIVTKPVAAIMPGKKGKIDVKYNMASGPIRKTITVETNAVNYPDGRVALKIKGEVL, encoded by the coding sequence ATGAAAAATGCAGCCTCTTTTATTGCAGTTTTATTGTTTAGCGCAATAAGTTATGCACAAAACGGCCCAAAAATTGAATTTGCAGCCCCAGACAATACAATTGATTATGGAAAAATTTCTAAAAGTGATAATGGGCTTCGTTCTTTTGAATTTACTAACACGGGAGACGCTCCTTTATTAATTACAGGTGCAGAATCGACTGTTAGTTCTATTATCGTTACTAAACCCGTAGCAGCAATTATGCCGGGTAAAAAAGGTAAAATCGATGTAAAATACAATATGGCTTCTGGACCAATTCGTAAAACAATTACTGTTGAAACAAATGCAGTTAATTATCCTGACGGAAGAGTCGCCCTTAAAATTAAAGGTGAAGTTTTATAA
- a CDS encoding valine--tRNA ligase — MTIPAQFDAKTIENKWYDYWMKNNYFHSEPDHRTPYTIVIPPPNVTGVLHMGHMLNNTIQDVLIRRARLKGFNACWVPGTDHASIATEAKVVAKLKAEGINKNDLTREEFLKHAWEWTDKYGGTILEQLKKLGASCDWERTKFTMDPDMSASVIKSFVDLYNKGLIYRGYRMVNWDPEAKTTLSDEEVIYEEQQGKLFFLKYKIEGSEDFLTIATTRPETIFGDTAICINPNDERFTHLKGKKAIVPICGRVIPIIEDEYVDVEFGTGCLKVTPAHDMNDKTLGEKHNLEIVDIFNEDATLNSFGLHYQGKDRFVVRTEIAKELEEIGALAKTEIHLNKVGTSERTKAVIEPRLSDQWFLKMEDLVKPAIKSVLETGDIKLHPKRFENTYAHWLNNIRDWNISRQLWWGQQIPAYYYGDGKEDFVVAENIEDALKLAQEKTNNSQLTINNLTQDVDALDTWFSSWLWPMSVFGGIMDPESPDFKYYYPTNDLVTGPDILFFWVARMIIAGYEYAGEKPFTNVYLTGLVRDKQRRKMSKSLGNSPDPLDLIDKFSADGVRVGLLLSASAGNDIMFDEELCNQGKAFSNKIWNAFKLIKGWEVSDTIAQPESSKVAIEWYEAKLQQTLVDIEDNFEKYRISDSLMAIYKLVWDDFCSWFLEMIKPAYQQPIDSVTFAKAIEMLESNLKLLHPFMPFLTEEIWQLIAERTSEEALIVSTWPELKPFDAKLIADFENSIEVISGIRTIRKDKNIPFKDAIELKGINSENVSTYFDSIITKLGNVSAFEYVSEKVDGALSFRVKSNEYFIPITGNIDVEAEIKKLTEELNYTKGFLKSVEAKLSNEKFVNGAPEKVLNIEKQKQADALAKIATIEQSLAGLK; from the coding sequence ATGACAATTCCAGCACAATTTGACGCTAAGACGATTGAGAATAAATGGTATGATTACTGGATGAAAAATAATTATTTTCATTCAGAACCAGATCACAGAACGCCGTACACTATTGTAATTCCGCCGCCAAACGTCACTGGAGTCCTTCACATGGGACATATGTTGAATAATACGATTCAGGATGTATTAATTCGTCGTGCACGTTTAAAAGGTTTCAATGCCTGCTGGGTTCCAGGAACAGATCACGCATCTATTGCTACCGAAGCAAAAGTGGTAGCAAAACTAAAAGCAGAGGGAATCAATAAAAACGATTTAACCCGCGAAGAATTCCTAAAACACGCATGGGAATGGACAGATAAATATGGCGGAACAATCTTAGAGCAGCTTAAAAAACTGGGAGCTTCATGTGATTGGGAACGTACCAAATTTACGATGGATCCAGATATGTCTGCATCTGTAATTAAATCGTTTGTAGACTTATACAACAAAGGATTAATTTACAGAGGATACCGTATGGTGAACTGGGATCCAGAAGCTAAAACAACTTTGTCTGACGAAGAAGTAATTTATGAAGAACAACAAGGAAAATTATTTTTCTTAAAATATAAAATTGAAGGTTCAGAAGATTTCTTGACGATTGCGACAACACGTCCTGAGACTATCTTCGGAGATACTGCAATCTGCATCAACCCAAATGATGAGCGTTTTACACATTTAAAAGGTAAAAAAGCAATTGTTCCAATCTGCGGAAGAGTAATCCCGATTATCGAAGATGAATATGTAGATGTAGAATTCGGGACAGGATGTTTGAAAGTAACGCCTGCTCACGATATGAACGATAAAACGTTAGGGGAAAAACACAATCTAGAAATCGTTGATATTTTTAATGAAGATGCAACTTTAAACAGCTTCGGATTACATTATCAAGGAAAAGACCGTTTTGTAGTTCGTACTGAAATTGCAAAAGAATTAGAAGAAATTGGAGCTTTGGCGAAGACCGAAATCCATTTGAATAAAGTAGGAACATCAGAAAGAACCAAAGCTGTAATCGAACCAAGATTATCAGACCAATGGTTTTTGAAAATGGAAGATTTAGTAAAACCAGCAATTAAGTCGGTTTTAGAAACAGGAGATATTAAATTACATCCAAAACGTTTCGAAAATACTTATGCGCATTGGTTAAACAACATTCGCGATTGGAATATATCTCGTCAATTATGGTGGGGTCAACAAATCCCAGCTTATTACTACGGAGACGGAAAAGAAGATTTCGTAGTAGCTGAAAACATTGAAGACGCGCTAAAATTAGCACAAGAAAAAACTAACAATTCACAATTAACCATTAACAATTTAACACAGGATGTTGATGCATTAGATACTTGGTTTTCATCTTGGTTATGGCCAATGTCTGTTTTTGGAGGAATCATGGATCCAGAAAGTCCAGATTTTAAATACTATTATCCAACAAATGACTTGGTTACAGGTCCGGATATTTTATTTTTCTGGGTTGCGAGAATGATTATTGCAGGCTACGAATATGCAGGCGAAAAACCATTTACAAACGTATATTTAACAGGTTTAGTTCGTGATAAACAACGTCGTAAAATGTCTAAATCATTAGGAAATTCTCCTGATCCTTTAGACTTGATCGATAAATTTAGTGCAGACGGAGTTCGTGTAGGATTGCTTTTAAGCGCTTCTGCAGGAAACGACATTATGTTTGATGAAGAATTATGTAATCAAGGAAAAGCGTTCTCAAACAAAATCTGGAATGCATTTAAATTGATTAAAGGATGGGAAGTTTCAGATACTATCGCACAGCCAGAATCATCAAAAGTGGCTATTGAATGGTACGAAGCGAAATTGCAGCAGACTTTAGTTGACATTGAAGATAATTTCGAGAAATACAGAATTTCAGATTCTCTTATGGCCATTTATAAATTGGTTTGGGATGATTTCTGTTCTTGGTTTCTAGAAATGATTAAACCTGCATACCAACAGCCAATTGACAGCGTAACTTTCGCGAAAGCGATCGAAATGTTAGAAAGCAACCTGAAGTTATTGCATCCATTCATGCCTTTCTTGACTGAGGAAATCTGGCAGTTAATTGCTGAAAGAACTTCAGAAGAAGCTTTAATCGTTTCAACTTGGCCAGAATTAAAACCATTTGATGCAAAATTAATTGCTGATTTTGAAAACTCAATTGAAGTAATTTCTGGAATTAGAACGATCCGTAAGGACAAAAATATTCCGTTTAAAGATGCTATCGAATTAAAAGGAATCAACAGTGAAAATGTTTCTACTTATTTTGATTCAATCATAACGAAATTAGGAAACGTTTCTGCTTTCGAATATGTTTCTGAAAAAGTAGACGGTGCATTGTCTTTCCGTGTAAAATCAAATGAATATTTCATTCCGATTACAGGAAACATCGATGTTGAAGCAGAAATTAAAAAGCTGACAGAAGAATTAAACTATACCAAAGGATTCTTGAAATCTGTTGAAGCAAAACTTTCAAACGAGAAATTCGTAAACGGAGCTCCAGAAAAAGTTTTAAATATAGAAAAACAAAAACAAGCAGATGCTTTAGCAAAAATTGCTACAATTGAGCAGAGTTTAGCTGGTTTGAAGTAA
- a CDS encoding APC family permease, whose amino-acid sequence MSDSTKNQLKKSLGLSFNIAVLIGGTIGVGILRTPGTIAEMLNNYWLIIASWLFGGFYVLLGANSYAELATMLPKAGGSYNYIKRAFGEYAGFLSGWFDYITNVIPPAFYCIVISEYLIILFPALASYSTVIAISLLTAFVLIHLSGVKNGSVIQQITSLLKVICFVALVVACFMYSGVEVPAIQTDNSFFQIGLLFGFFKSLQLIIGTYNGWNSVCFFAEENDDPSKNIPKSLYSGVLLVMSIYVLVNAAFFHVLPVETLAKSNLAAADVAKILFGENGAVIVTVISIFSLISILNAFMMIPPRILYGLSRDGFFIEKGTQINKGGTPIVALLVSSFVSLFLICIGSFEVLFSFAAFISIIVWGLAYFSLLKLRTSEPNLPRPYRSYWYPWSTIIAIIASIALLAGFIYSDPKSFIIIVGITAVSYPLFLVLRKKNKK is encoded by the coding sequence ATGTCAGATTCCACAAAAAACCAATTAAAGAAAAGTTTAGGCCTTAGTTTTAACATTGCCGTATTAATTGGAGGAACAATCGGCGTTGGAATTTTGAGAACACCAGGAACAATTGCAGAAATGCTTAATAACTATTGGCTGATTATTGCTTCATGGCTTTTTGGAGGCTTTTATGTTTTGCTTGGAGCGAATTCATATGCAGAACTGGCGACGATGCTACCAAAAGCAGGAGGATCTTACAATTATATTAAAAGAGCTTTTGGAGAATATGCTGGTTTTCTATCCGGCTGGTTTGATTACATTACAAATGTTATTCCGCCTGCCTTTTACTGCATAGTAATCAGTGAATATCTTATTATTTTATTTCCAGCACTGGCCAGTTATTCAACAGTAATAGCCATTTCACTATTAACTGCCTTTGTATTAATTCATTTAAGCGGTGTCAAAAACGGAAGTGTCATTCAGCAGATTACAAGTCTTTTAAAAGTGATTTGTTTTGTGGCTTTAGTTGTAGCTTGTTTTATGTATTCTGGTGTCGAAGTGCCAGCGATTCAAACAGACAACAGCTTCTTTCAAATCGGATTACTATTTGGATTTTTTAAATCATTACAACTTATTATTGGAACTTATAATGGCTGGAACAGCGTTTGCTTTTTTGCCGAAGAAAATGATGATCCGAGTAAAAATATTCCAAAATCATTATACAGCGGTGTTTTACTTGTTATGTCAATTTACGTTTTGGTAAATGCTGCATTTTTTCACGTACTGCCAGTCGAAACTTTAGCTAAATCAAATCTCGCAGCAGCCGATGTGGCGAAAATTCTTTTTGGAGAAAATGGCGCAGTAATCGTAACGGTAATTTCTATATTTTCGTTAATTAGTATTTTGAATGCTTTTATGATGATTCCGCCCCGAATTCTCTACGGATTAAGCCGTGATGGATTTTTTATCGAAAAAGGAACACAAATCAATAAAGGAGGAACACCAATTGTTGCGCTTTTGGTCTCATCTTTTGTTAGTTTATTTTTGATCTGCATTGGTTCTTTTGAAGTATTATTTTCATTTGCCGCTTTTATCTCAATTATAGTTTGGGGACTCGCCTACTTTTCTCTTTTAAAACTAAGAACATCAGAACCCAATTTACCAAGACCATATCGTTCTTATTGGTATCCGTGGTCCACAATAATAGCCATTATTGCTTCTATCGCTTTATTGGCAGGTTTTATTTACAGCGATCCTAAGAGTTTTATAATCATTGTTGGAATTACAGCAGTTTCTTATCCTTTATTTTTGGTTTTGAGAAAGAAGAATAAAAAATAA
- a CDS encoding TonB-dependent receptor, which yields MNYSKTGIKQILTKICLLLFMSCSIFAQQNAGKIKGVITTSDGELAVGVNLILKNSKYGTISNEDGAFEFNRVKPNNYTVQVSLPGYETLEQEVIVTANETTSLNLQLTVSNKQLQEVIITNNRGKAFPKQSTYVSKMPLKNVENPQVYNIVSSELMKEQAITNYEDALKNVPGIQKLWESTGRGGDGGSYYSLRGFEVQANIVNGLPGITSGTLDPANIERIEVIKGPSGTLFGSSLVSYGGLINTVTKKPYSGFGGEVSYLAGSFGLNRVTADVNTPLDDNNDVLFRINAAYQTENSFQDAGFRTSIFVAPSLSYKVNDKLSFLINTEFMAEEKTTPSMLFLGRDAPLQFTDLADLNYNTDLSFYSNDLPMKNPRFNLQGQMTYKISEQWTSQTVLSRTSSKSKGYYSYIYDNEDGNRDFALWITKENSQTATTDIQQNFIGDFKIGNMRNRLVVGLDYFDRNLMFGGSGYGKLYNVTAQGEVRQLDDQNPYNLTQTSVDQLLAGEAGPNYNSKDATYSAYVSDVLNITPTLLAMASLRIDYFDTEGNIKVDTDNYTQTALSPKFGLVYQPIKDQLSVFANYMNGFRNIAPTAIYDTDGNFIGSQTFEPEHADQLEAGIKADLFSDKLTATLSYYDINVANLVTSNPMYSSQGGEANSKGFEFDLNASPVKGLSIIAGYSYNESKITKGDENNVWLDQGKRPFWAGPKNLVNLWATYKFDEGTLENFGLGFGGNYASDNAILDSSVTGKFILPEYTVINGSVFYNSTKFRVSLNVNNITNKDYFNGGWSTVNPQKPRNVAASFAYKF from the coding sequence ATGAATTATTCGAAAACCGGCATTAAGCAGATCCTTACCAAAATCTGTCTGCTGCTCTTCATGAGCTGTAGTATATTTGCACAGCAAAACGCAGGAAAAATTAAAGGAGTTATAACCACATCTGACGGAGAACTTGCTGTTGGAGTTAACCTTATCCTTAAAAATTCAAAATACGGCACAATTAGTAACGAGGATGGTGCATTTGAGTTTAACCGAGTAAAACCCAACAATTATACTGTTCAAGTTTCTTTACCTGGATATGAAACATTAGAACAGGAAGTAATTGTTACTGCAAATGAAACTACTTCTCTTAATTTACAATTGACGGTTTCTAACAAACAATTACAAGAAGTCATTATTACTAATAATAGAGGAAAAGCTTTCCCGAAACAAAGTACTTATGTTTCGAAAATGCCTCTTAAAAATGTTGAAAATCCGCAGGTTTACAATATCGTTTCGTCTGAATTGATGAAAGAACAAGCGATTACGAATTACGAAGATGCGTTAAAAAATGTTCCTGGCATTCAGAAATTATGGGAATCTACAGGTCGCGGCGGTGATGGAGGTTCTTATTATTCCTTACGTGGTTTTGAAGTTCAGGCTAATATTGTTAACGGTTTACCAGGCATAACAAGCGGAACATTAGATCCTGCCAATATTGAACGTATCGAAGTTATTAAAGGACCATCTGGAACTTTATTCGGCAGCAGTTTAGTTAGTTATGGCGGGCTTATCAATACGGTTACTAAAAAACCTTACAGTGGTTTTGGTGGTGAGGTTTCTTATCTTGCCGGAAGTTTTGGTTTAAACAGAGTTACCGCAGACGTCAACACGCCATTGGACGATAATAATGATGTTCTTTTCAGAATTAATGCAGCATATCAAACCGAAAATAGTTTTCAAGACGCAGGATTCAGAACTTCTATTTTTGTCGCTCCTTCCCTTTCTTATAAAGTAAACGACAAATTATCTTTCTTGATTAATACCGAATTTATGGCTGAAGAAAAAACAACGCCTTCTATGTTGTTTTTAGGAAGAGATGCGCCTTTGCAATTTACCGACTTAGCCGATTTAAATTACAATACCGATTTGTCTTTCTACAGCAATGATCTTCCGATGAAAAATCCGAGATTTAATTTACAGGGACAAATGACTTATAAAATCTCTGAACAATGGACCTCGCAAACAGTTTTATCTAGAACTTCTTCTAAATCAAAAGGATACTACTCTTATATTTATGACAACGAAGATGGAAACCGCGATTTTGCTTTATGGATTACAAAAGAAAATTCTCAAACTGCAACAACCGATATTCAACAGAACTTTATTGGAGATTTCAAAATCGGAAATATGAGAAATCGTCTGGTTGTTGGTTTGGACTATTTCGATCGTAATCTGATGTTTGGAGGTTCTGGTTATGGCAAATTGTACAATGTTACCGCTCAAGGCGAAGTACGACAATTGGATGATCAAAATCCTTATAACTTAACTCAAACTTCTGTAGATCAATTATTGGCAGGAGAAGCTGGTCCAAATTACAATTCTAAAGATGCAACTTATAGTGCTTACGTCTCAGACGTACTGAACATTACGCCAACTTTATTAGCAATGGCCAGTTTAAGAATAGATTATTTTGACACAGAAGGAAATATTAAAGTTGATACCGATAATTATACACAAACAGCATTATCGCCAAAATTTGGACTGGTTTATCAGCCCATTAAAGATCAACTGTCTGTATTTGCCAATTACATGAATGGATTTAGAAATATTGCACCAACAGCAATATATGACACTGATGGAAATTTTATTGGTTCGCAAACCTTTGAACCTGAGCACGCCGATCAGCTGGAAGCAGGAATTAAAGCCGATTTATTTTCAGATAAACTAACAGCTACTTTGAGCTATTACGATATTAATGTAGCTAATTTGGTTACAAGCAACCCAATGTACAGCTCACAAGGCGGTGAAGCAAACAGTAAAGGTTTTGAATTTGATTTGAATGCTTCGCCAGTTAAAGGTTTAAGTATTATAGCTGGATATAGTTATAACGAAAGTAAAATTACAAAAGGAGATGAAAATAACGTTTGGCTGGATCAAGGAAAAAGACCTTTTTGGGCTGGTCCAAAAAACTTAGTCAATCTTTGGGCAACATATAAATTTGATGAAGGAACGTTAGAGAATTTTGGTCTTGGTTTTGGAGGAAATTATGCCAGCGACAATGCAATTTTAGACAGCAGTGTTACTGGAAAATTTATTCTTCCAGAATATACTGTTATCAATGGTTCTGTATTTTACAACTCTACTAAATTCCGCGTAAGTTTAAATGTAAATAACATTACTAACAAAGATTATTTCAACGGAGGATGGTCTACCGTAAATCCGCAAAAACCTAGAAATGTTGCAGCGAGTTTTGCTTATAAATTCTAG
- a CDS encoding PepSY-associated TM helix domain-containing protein, with protein MTFKKLILKIHLWLGLSSGLIVIVLGITGCLFAFEEELRPVVHDYYYADQVKEKKLPVSQIIEIAKKANKNPKQSISGCRILNEDDRTVIVWFFEELNPNGFWYWEQYQTIYIYIDPYTGKVKEHENYNFEFFVFIRMLHQTLCLNPKIGDPITGTATIIFIISLITGLILWWPKNKQAAKQRFWFRWKDSTKWKRKNYDLHNILGYYMMFFALIIALTGLVWAFDSYDKGLQWLFNGGKTFKREKVVSDISQYTTDNSIDKIYASIKQSHPKAESYYLFMPQENDSVATYNTFIRYKSRFDDTAIDFDRYTAKPLRTIKYEDKSNGEKFRFLNYDIHVGSILGFPGKVLAFFASLVSASLPITGFLI; from the coding sequence ATGACATTTAAAAAACTCATTCTTAAAATTCACCTTTGGCTCGGCTTGTCTTCTGGTTTAATTGTAATCGTACTCGGCATTACCGGCTGTTTATTTGCTTTTGAAGAAGAACTGCGCCCTGTGGTTCATGACTATTATTATGCAGATCAGGTAAAAGAAAAAAAACTGCCTGTCAGCCAGATAATTGAAATTGCCAAAAAAGCCAACAAGAATCCGAAACAATCTATTTCTGGATGCCGAATACTTAATGAAGATGATCGTACTGTAATTGTCTGGTTTTTTGAAGAACTAAATCCAAATGGATTTTGGTATTGGGAGCAATATCAGACCATTTATATCTATATAGATCCCTATACAGGAAAGGTTAAGGAACATGAAAATTATAATTTCGAATTTTTTGTTTTTATCAGAATGCTCCATCAAACCCTCTGTCTCAATCCTAAGATTGGCGACCCTATTACCGGAACAGCGACCATAATATTTATTATTTCGCTTATTACGGGGCTTATACTTTGGTGGCCCAAAAATAAGCAGGCAGCCAAACAGCGCTTTTGGTTTAGATGGAAAGATTCAACGAAATGGAAACGCAAAAATTACGACCTGCATAATATACTGGGATACTATATGATGTTTTTTGCTTTAATAATTGCATTGACAGGATTAGTCTGGGCATTTGATTCTTATGATAAAGGACTGCAATGGCTTTTTAACGGAGGAAAAACATTTAAAAGAGAAAAGGTCGTTTCCGATATTTCTCAATATACGACAGACAACTCGATTGATAAGATTTACGCTTCCATCAAACAATCACATCCAAAGGCAGAAAGTTATTATCTGTTTATGCCGCAAGAAAATGATTCGGTTGCGACTTACAATACATTCATTCGATATAAAAGCCGTTTTGATGACACAGCCATAGATTTTGACCGTTATACTGCGAAACCTCTTAGAACGATAAAATATGAGGATAAAAGCAACGGAGAAAAATTCCGCTTTTTAAATTACGATATACATGTGGGCAGTATTCTTGGATTTCCAGGAAAAGTACTAGCCTTTTTTGCCAGTCTGGTTTCGGCTAGTTTACCGATAACTGGTTTCTTAATCTAG